A window of Dickeya zeae NCPPB 2538 contains these coding sequences:
- a CDS encoding GDP-mannose 4,6-dehydratase, whose protein sequence is MIEKRVLITGIQGFTGRYMAAEMAASGYRVFGLGTKASSEKNIYLADLADRASLEYAINEVQPHVVIHLAALAFVGHGDPNDFYQVNVIGTRNLLESLAQLKQTPEMILIASSANVYGNRSEGALSENTLPDPANDYAVSKLSMEFMTRLWMDRLPIVITRPFNYTGVGQADSFLLPKIVSHFRRKAEVIELGNLDVWRDFSDVRSLVQAYARLIDVKASGCVVNVCSGKTYSLRDVVALCESISGHKIEIQVNPAFVRANEVKTLCGDASLLCSMIGEWQSLKLEDTLRWMLESK, encoded by the coding sequence ATGATAGAAAAACGTGTCTTGATAACCGGGATTCAGGGCTTCACAGGCCGCTATATGGCGGCCGAAATGGCGGCATCTGGATATCGTGTTTTTGGGTTAGGAACGAAAGCATCATCTGAAAAAAATATCTATTTGGCTGACTTGGCGGATCGCGCTTCACTTGAATATGCGATCAATGAGGTTCAACCTCATGTCGTTATTCATCTCGCCGCGTTGGCCTTTGTTGGCCATGGCGATCCGAATGATTTCTATCAGGTGAATGTCATTGGCACCCGCAATTTACTTGAGTCTCTGGCTCAGTTGAAGCAAACACCAGAAATGATATTAATTGCCAGTAGCGCCAATGTTTACGGTAACCGTTCCGAAGGTGCCCTGTCTGAGAACACTTTGCCAGATCCAGCAAATGACTATGCTGTTAGCAAACTGTCCATGGAGTTTATGACTCGTCTATGGATGGATCGTTTGCCTATTGTTATTACCCGCCCGTTTAATTATACGGGAGTAGGGCAGGCTGATAGTTTTCTTCTGCCAAAGATTGTTTCTCACTTTAGGCGTAAAGCTGAAGTTATCGAATTGGGCAATCTGGATGTTTGGCGTGATTTCAGTGATGTACGTTCTTTGGTTCAGGCCTATGCCCGCCTAATTGATGTGAAGGCGTCTGGATGTGTTGTCAATGTTTGCTCTGGTAAAACATATAGCTTACGAGATGTTGTTGCTCTCTGTGAGTCTATCTCTGGTCACAAGATTGAAATCCAGGTGAACCCTGCATTTGTCAGGGCTAATGAAGTCAAAACATTGTGTGGTGATGCTAGCCTGTTATGTTCTATGATTGGTGAGTGGCAGTCGCTGAAATTGGAAGACACTCTCCGTTGGATGTTGGAGTCAAAGTGA
- a CDS encoding glycosyltransferase family 1 protein, which yields MAVAEIGRHSPLDVGVKVRVILSVEPIRFPLTGIGRYTWELASALMQSSQVSELKFFAGRRFLPELPVAQENAGFQHGVKRWVQKSYIATEAYRLLMPLLKQNALKGYDDYIYHGPNFFLPPFPGRKIATFHDLSPFTWPQCNTPQRIRFTQKELQKTISSADALITDSAYTRQEVADYFNWPIERIYSVPLACSADFHQRTPEMCHEVLSQYGLKHQEYSLYVGTIEPRKNLIALLDAYSRIPIDCRRRIPLILTGYQGWQNESIMHRIDSAQREGWVRYLGYLPARELPVLFSGARVFCFPSLYEGFGLPVLEAMASGVPVVCSDSSSLPEVVGDVGLMCKADDIEQMTTLLIQAIEDDTWRQTSIIRGIQRAGEFSWQQCASKTIEVYKEVINR from the coding sequence GTGGCAGTCGCTGAAATTGGAAGACACTCTCCGTTGGATGTTGGAGTCAAAGTGAGAGTTATATTATCCGTTGAGCCGATCCGGTTTCCGCTAACAGGTATTGGACGCTATACTTGGGAATTGGCATCCGCATTGATGCAATCGTCTCAGGTCTCGGAGTTGAAGTTTTTTGCAGGAAGGCGATTTCTCCCTGAGCTCCCGGTAGCTCAGGAAAATGCAGGATTTCAACATGGTGTGAAGAGATGGGTCCAAAAAAGCTATATCGCAACTGAGGCGTATCGGCTATTAATGCCGTTGCTGAAGCAGAATGCATTAAAAGGGTATGACGATTACATTTACCATGGGCCTAATTTTTTTCTCCCTCCATTTCCAGGGAGGAAAATTGCTACCTTTCATGATTTATCGCCTTTTACCTGGCCTCAGTGTAATACACCACAACGAATTCGCTTCACCCAGAAAGAATTGCAAAAAACGATCTCCTCTGCAGATGCATTGATCACCGATTCAGCCTACACTCGGCAAGAGGTAGCTGATTACTTTAATTGGCCTATTGAGCGTATTTATTCTGTCCCGTTAGCCTGCTCGGCTGATTTTCATCAACGAACTCCAGAGATGTGTCATGAAGTATTGTCACAGTATGGTCTGAAGCATCAGGAGTATTCTTTATATGTTGGTACGATTGAGCCGCGTAAGAACTTAATTGCACTGTTAGATGCATATTCTAGAATACCTATCGATTGTCGCCGACGAATACCTCTTATATTAACGGGGTATCAAGGGTGGCAGAATGAATCTATTATGCATCGAATAGATTCGGCCCAACGAGAAGGATGGGTTCGTTATCTTGGTTATTTACCTGCCAGAGAGCTACCGGTTCTGTTTTCTGGTGCGCGAGTGTTTTGTTTCCCTTCATTGTATGAAGGATTTGGTTTGCCAGTGCTTGAAGCGATGGCATCGGGTGTTCCTGTTGTTTGTTCAGATTCGTCTTCTTTACCTGAGGTTGTGGGGGATGTCGGTCTTATGTGCAAAGCTGATGATATTGAACAAATGACAACCTTGCTGATTCAGGCTATTGAGGATGATACCTGGAGGCAGACCTCTATTATTAGGGGAATACAGCGAGCAGGTGAATTTTCTTGGCAGCAATGCGCCAGCAAAACAATCGAAGTTTATAAAGAAGTTATTAATAGATAA
- a CDS encoding glycosyltransferase family 4 protein: MRILHFFKTYYPVAYGGVQQVIYQLAEGASRQGATVDVLSLSPDGSSRDGVIGHHHVHTSRQDFYLASTGFSLSAIKDFKELARRADIIHYHFPWPYMDLVHFIAKIDKPAIVSYHSDIVKQKYLLKLYQPLMKRFLNSVDSVVASSPNYVATSPVLKSLIKPVEIIPFGLDPDSYHQSTQAALDKWKGRFGERFFLFVGFLRYYKGLSFLLEAMRDIDYPLVIVGEGPYENELKSQAISLGLKNTHFVGALSDEDKCALFELCYGVIFPSHLRSEAYGMTLVEAAMYGKPMISCEIGTGTTYINQDQLTGISVPPADPAALKNALMTLWMDIEKSQEMGRLAKQRFSENFTADHMVNKYMALYKKVIANHKKDKNI; this comes from the coding sequence ATGAGAATATTACATTTTTTTAAAACATATTATCCTGTAGCCTATGGTGGTGTACAACAAGTTATTTATCAACTGGCAGAAGGCGCTTCCAGGCAAGGGGCTACTGTTGATGTACTTTCATTGAGCCCTGATGGCTCATCCAGAGATGGGGTTATTGGGCATCACCATGTTCACACATCCCGGCAAGATTTTTATCTGGCTTCAACAGGATTTTCTTTATCGGCAATAAAAGATTTCAAGGAGTTGGCCAGGAGAGCAGATATCATACATTATCACTTCCCATGGCCTTACATGGATCTGGTGCACTTTATTGCGAAGATAGATAAACCTGCAATTGTTAGCTACCATTCAGATATCGTAAAACAAAAATATCTGCTTAAGCTCTATCAGCCACTAATGAAGCGCTTTCTGAATAGCGTTGATAGTGTTGTTGCCTCGTCACCAAACTATGTTGCTACCAGTCCAGTGCTGAAGTCGTTGATAAAACCGGTAGAGATTATCCCATTTGGTCTGGATCCTGACTCTTATCATCAGTCAACACAAGCCGCCCTTGATAAATGGAAAGGCCGATTTGGCGAGCGTTTTTTCCTATTTGTAGGCTTCTTGCGCTACTATAAAGGGTTATCATTTTTGCTCGAAGCCATGAGAGATATTGATTACCCACTGGTTATTGTAGGTGAGGGACCTTACGAAAATGAATTGAAGTCGCAGGCTATTTCGTTAGGTTTGAAGAATACTCATTTTGTGGGGGCTCTATCCGATGAAGATAAATGTGCGCTATTTGAGTTATGTTATGGTGTAATATTTCCTTCCCATCTTCGCTCTGAAGCTTATGGAATGACATTAGTTGAAGCTGCGATGTATGGTAAACCGATGATTTCCTGTGAGATAGGAACCGGAACAACCTATATTAATCAGGATCAGTTAACCGGTATCTCGGTGCCCCCGGCCGATCCGGCAGCACTAAAAAATGCACTAATGACGCTGTGGATGGATATTGAAAAATCCCAAGAAATGGGGAGACTAGCGAAACAGCGGTTTAGTGAGAATTTTACTGCAGACCATATGGTTAATAAATATATGGCCCTTTATAAAAAGGTTATTGCAAATCATAAAAAAGATAAGAATATTTAG
- a CDS encoding polysaccharide biosynthesis protein: MFKLIPLLLSAERATKRIVTVFYDVVAIVASLYLAVAVRLGTTDFQIGAAEIASVVVTLSITILVFIRCGMYRAVLRYMMLPAMGYVFLSVILSAVSLALSSFFFQSFVPRSVPFIYAGLATLALGSPRVLIRTFYYHYYKRQKPNVFIYGAGATGRDLLYALIQGDEYHPVIILDDDEKKVGQIICGIKVHHSNEFEKLKPLYQPVKLLLAINNIHKGQRLRLLERLSHWPIEVQSVPSVEDIAAGKATATEIRDLDVADLLGREAVAPDKNLMAKNITGKSVMVTGAGGSIGSELCRQILAQRPKTLVLFELNEYNLYTIDQELQGIKKRLLLETKIVTALGSVQKQNRVQKLIHTHQVETIYHAAAYKHVPLVEENVIEGIRNNVFGTLACAEAAIAEGVENFTLISTDKAVRPTNIMGTSKRMAELILQALAERQNQTTFTMVRFGNVLGSSGSVVPLFKRQIRQGGPVTVTHPDIIRYFMLIPEASQLVIQAGAMGINGQVFVLDMGEPVKILDLARRMINLMGMKSYIEGQGHAEEGDIAIKFTGLRPGEKLYEELLIGENVEGTSHPKIMTAQEEKLSWQEMDSLLKLLDLYCHNFDVNKIKETLLQAPTGYNISCYTDTN, translated from the coding sequence ATGTTTAAACTTATTCCGCTTTTGCTTAGTGCAGAGCGAGCCACCAAACGCATAGTGACTGTATTCTATGACGTTGTTGCCATTGTGGCCTCATTGTATCTGGCCGTCGCCGTCCGTTTAGGTACCACTGATTTTCAAATCGGCGCAGCTGAAATAGCCAGCGTCGTTGTCACGTTATCCATCACAATCCTGGTTTTCATACGTTGCGGCATGTACCGCGCCGTGCTGCGCTACATGATGCTGCCCGCGATGGGGTATGTATTTCTATCGGTTATTTTATCCGCTGTCAGCCTGGCATTGAGTAGCTTCTTTTTTCAGTCTTTTGTCCCACGCAGCGTACCGTTTATTTACGCGGGTCTGGCGACTCTCGCTTTGGGCAGCCCTCGCGTACTGATACGAACATTCTATTATCACTACTATAAGCGCCAGAAACCGAACGTGTTTATTTACGGAGCAGGGGCAACCGGGCGAGACTTACTTTACGCGTTGATTCAGGGCGATGAATATCACCCCGTTATCATCCTTGATGATGACGAGAAGAAGGTAGGCCAAATCATTTGTGGTATCAAAGTGCACCACAGTAATGAATTCGAAAAGCTAAAACCACTCTATCAGCCTGTAAAATTACTTTTAGCTATCAATAATATACACAAAGGCCAGCGGTTAAGATTACTTGAAAGACTCTCCCACTGGCCCATCGAAGTGCAGTCTGTTCCCTCGGTTGAAGATATCGCGGCAGGCAAAGCAACTGCGACAGAGATACGTGACCTGGATGTTGCTGACCTGCTGGGACGCGAAGCGGTTGCGCCCGATAAAAACCTGATGGCGAAAAACATTACGGGAAAATCGGTGATGGTGACAGGCGCTGGCGGTTCGATAGGTTCAGAGCTTTGCCGTCAAATTCTGGCCCAGCGCCCAAAAACGTTGGTGTTGTTTGAACTCAACGAATACAACCTCTATACCATCGATCAGGAGCTGCAGGGCATCAAAAAGCGTCTCCTGCTTGAGACAAAAATCGTCACAGCATTAGGTTCGGTACAAAAGCAGAACCGGGTGCAAAAGCTGATTCATACCCACCAAGTCGAAACGATTTACCATGCCGCCGCCTACAAGCATGTGCCGCTGGTTGAAGAGAATGTGATTGAAGGGATCCGCAACAACGTATTTGGTACATTGGCCTGCGCCGAAGCAGCGATAGCCGAAGGGGTGGAAAATTTCACACTGATCTCCACAGACAAAGCGGTGCGTCCAACCAATATCATGGGCACCAGCAAACGGATGGCGGAATTAATTTTACAAGCATTGGCAGAGCGCCAAAACCAGACCACATTTACCATGGTCCGATTTGGGAACGTGCTGGGGTCATCCGGCTCTGTTGTACCACTGTTTAAAAGGCAGATCCGGCAGGGTGGCCCAGTCACCGTGACGCACCCAGATATTATTCGTTATTTCATGCTCATTCCTGAAGCGTCGCAGTTGGTCATACAGGCGGGTGCAATGGGAATTAACGGGCAGGTGTTCGTACTGGATATGGGCGAACCGGTCAAAATACTCGATTTGGCCCGCAGGATGATCAACCTGATGGGGATGAAGAGCTACATAGAAGGACAGGGGCACGCAGAAGAAGGCGATATCGCGATTAAGTTCACGGGATTACGCCCTGGGGAGAAACTCTACGAAGAGTTATTGATCGGTGAAAATGTTGAAGGCACCAGTCATCCTAAAATTATGACTGCCCAGGAAGAGAAGCTGAGCTGGCAAGAGATGGACTCTCTATTGAAATTGCTTGATCTTTATTGCCACAACTTTGATGTTAATAAAATTAAAGAAACACTGCTTCAAGCACCAACAGGCTATAATATCAGCTGTTATACAGACACGAACTAG
- a CDS encoding UDP-glucose 4-epimerase family protein: MKILVTGSRGFIGNRVVALANEQGIRCVLHVSEHSNTTDSRMIRANLTATTDWAPALQDVDAVVHCAARVHQMQDGPDALALYRETNVAGTLRLAQQAAESGVKRFVFVSSIKVNGEATQPGAPFQPDVAVPPLDPYGLSKYEAEQGLMRLAQETDLEVVIIRPPLVYGPGVKANFRAMMNWVHKGVPLPLAAVHNQRSLVFVDNLADLILLSVRHPQAPGRVWLVSDCHDVSTADLLADMAMALGVKNRCWPLPSWVLKGAATLLGKAAVAERLLGSLQVDVSETRRQLGWQPAISYHQAIAITARAFLSEMPGASESLSKEG, from the coding sequence TTGAAAATCTTAGTAACGGGAAGCCGGGGATTTATCGGTAACCGGGTGGTTGCGTTGGCGAATGAGCAAGGCATTCGCTGTGTTTTGCATGTCAGCGAACACAGCAACACAACCGACAGTCGCATGATTCGTGCCAATCTGACGGCAACGACAGACTGGGCACCGGCACTGCAGGATGTGGATGCAGTCGTACATTGCGCCGCCAGAGTTCACCAGATGCAAGATGGCCCCGACGCACTGGCATTGTACCGGGAAACCAATGTCGCAGGGACATTGCGTCTGGCGCAGCAGGCGGCGGAATCGGGTGTGAAGCGGTTTGTCTTTGTGAGTTCAATTAAAGTGAATGGCGAGGCAACGCAACCGGGGGCGCCTTTTCAGCCGGATGTGGCCGTGCCGCCGCTTGACCCTTACGGTTTGAGCAAATATGAGGCGGAACAGGGCCTGATGCGTTTGGCCCAGGAGACCGATCTGGAGGTGGTGATTATTCGCCCGCCGTTGGTGTATGGCCCCGGTGTAAAAGCCAATTTCCGTGCCATGATGAATTGGGTTCACAAAGGCGTGCCGCTGCCGCTGGCGGCGGTACATAATCAACGTAGCCTGGTGTTCGTTGATAATCTGGCTGACCTGATTTTGCTGAGTGTGCGTCATCCGCAGGCGCCTGGGCGGGTGTGGCTGGTATCGGACTGTCATGATGTCTCTACCGCTGACTTGCTGGCGGACATGGCCATGGCGCTGGGGGTTAAAAACCGCTGCTGGCCGCTGCCGTCGTGGGTATTGAAAGGTGCTGCGACACTGTTGGGAAAAGCAGCCGTGGCGGAGCGCCTGCTGGGCTCATTGCAGGTCGATGTGAGTGAAACCCGGCGACAGCTTGGCTGGCAGCCAGCCATTTCCTATCATCAGGCGATTGCCATCACGGCGCGGGCGTTCCTGTCGGAAATGCCCGGCGCATCTGAGTCTCTATCCAAAGAAGGTTGA
- a CDS encoding sugar transferase has protein sequence MLRVLDILLALVGLLCLWPVMLIVYVLGLFDTGSPVFIQQRVGRHQRPFNLIKFRTMAVATESVATHLASRSSVTRLGAFLRKTKLDELPQLINVLRGEMSLVGPRPCLFNQQELIAERQSRGVFDVLPGITGLAQVNAIDMSTPQKLAEWDQKMIQTLSVKHYFTYLVQTVVGKGSGDRVR, from the coding sequence ATGCTGCGTGTTCTGGATATCTTACTGGCGTTGGTGGGATTGCTGTGTTTGTGGCCAGTGATGCTGATTGTTTATGTGCTGGGGTTATTTGATACGGGGTCGCCGGTTTTTATCCAGCAACGGGTTGGACGGCATCAGCGGCCATTTAATCTGATCAAGTTTCGCACCATGGCGGTAGCGACTGAGTCAGTGGCGACACATCTGGCCAGTCGTAGCTCGGTGACCCGTTTAGGCGCGTTTTTGCGTAAAACCAAGCTGGATGAATTGCCTCAGTTGATCAATGTGCTGAGAGGGGAAATGAGTCTGGTCGGGCCGCGCCCTTGTCTGTTCAATCAACAAGAACTGATTGCCGAACGTCAGTCGCGTGGCGTCTTTGATGTGTTGCCGGGCATAACCGGGCTGGCACAGGTGAATGCTATCGACATGTCCACACCGCAAAAACTGGCCGAGTGGGATCAGAAGATGATTCAGACCCTGTCGGTGAAGCACTACTTTACCTATCTGGTACAAACGGTAGTCGGTAAAGGCTCCGGCGATCGGGTGCGCTGA
- a CDS encoding ABC transporter substrate-binding protein, with translation MHKPLKQRLQALTLSISLAFSASALAKQNIDFMFPAPVDGKLTMEMTRIIKEFNNSQQDVEVRGIFTGNYDTTKMKAEAAQKAGQPPALVIMSANFTTDLALKNEILPMDELFKYGNEQAGTFLTNEFWPAMHKNAQVMGVTYAIPFHNSTPILYYNKNLFEKAGIAQPPQTWQELLADAKKLTDQSKGQWGIMLPSTNDDYGGWIFSSLVRANGGNYFNENYPGEVYYNSPTTIGALRFWQNLIYKDKVMPSGVLDSKQISAAFFSGKLGMTLLSTGALGFMRENTKDFELGVAMLPAKEQRAVPIGGASLVSFKGISDEQKKAAYQFLSYLVSPQVNGAWSRFTGYFSPRKAAYDTPEMKAYLQQDPRAATALEQLKYAHPWYSTYETVAVRKAMENQLAAVVNDEKVTPEAAAKAAQQEADTIMKPYVDQTALAPIK, from the coding sequence ATGCATAAGCCCCTGAAACAGCGGTTACAGGCGCTCACTCTCAGCATTTCGCTGGCCTTTAGCGCGTCTGCGCTGGCCAAACAGAACATCGATTTCATGTTTCCCGCCCCGGTGGACGGCAAACTGACGATGGAAATGACGCGCATCATCAAAGAATTCAACAATTCCCAGCAGGATGTCGAAGTGCGGGGAATTTTCACCGGTAACTACGACACCACCAAAATGAAAGCGGAAGCGGCGCAAAAAGCCGGTCAGCCTCCGGCATTGGTGATTATGTCCGCCAACTTCACGACCGACCTGGCGCTGAAAAATGAAATCCTGCCGATGGACGAGCTGTTCAAATACGGCAATGAACAAGCCGGTACGTTTTTAACCAACGAATTCTGGCCCGCCATGCACAAAAACGCCCAGGTGATGGGTGTGACCTACGCCATCCCGTTCCACAATTCCACCCCGATTCTCTACTACAACAAAAACCTGTTTGAAAAAGCCGGGATAGCACAACCGCCGCAGACCTGGCAGGAACTGCTGGCCGACGCGAAAAAGCTGACCGACCAGAGCAAAGGCCAGTGGGGTATCATGCTGCCTTCAACCAATGACGACTACGGCGGCTGGATTTTCTCTTCGCTGGTGCGCGCCAACGGCGGTAACTACTTCAACGAAAATTATCCGGGCGAAGTCTATTACAACAGCCCGACCACGATCGGTGCCCTGCGTTTTTGGCAGAACCTGATCTACAAAGATAAAGTGATGCCATCCGGCGTGCTGGATTCTAAACAGATCAGTGCCGCCTTCTTCTCCGGCAAGCTGGGTATGACGCTGCTGAGCACCGGCGCACTGGGGTTCATGCGTGAAAACACCAAAGACTTTGAGCTGGGTGTCGCCATGTTACCTGCCAAAGAGCAACGAGCCGTGCCGATCGGCGGTGCCAGTCTAGTCAGCTTCAAAGGTATCTCTGATGAGCAGAAAAAAGCGGCTTACCAATTCCTGAGCTATCTGGTCAGCCCACAGGTTAATGGTGCCTGGAGTCGCTTTACCGGTTATTTCTCACCGCGCAAAGCGGCGTACGACACGCCAGAAATGAAAGCGTATCTGCAGCAAGATCCCCGTGCTGCTACGGCGCTGGAGCAGTTGAAATACGCGCACCCGTGGTACTCCACCTATGAAACAGTGGCGGTGCGCAAAGCGATGGAAAACCAGCTGGCTGCTGTGGTGAATGATGAGAAGGTGACGCCGGAGGCGGCCGCCAAAGCCGCCCAGCAGGAAGCTGACACCATCATGAAGCCTTACGTTGATCAGACCGCGTTAGCCCCAATAAAGTAA
- a CDS encoding ABC transporter ATP-binding protein yields the protein MAMLRLHNVSKQFDDKPALSSLSLEIADGEFLVLVGPSGCGKSTLLRLLAGLETVSDGEIWLDGDNITAQSPRERNFAMIFQNYALFPHLTVKENITFGMQIRHEPKASWQPRLEKVAHLLQLDTLLDRKPGKLSGGQRQRVAMARAIVRDPKLFLMDEPLSNLDARLRTEVRDGIMALHQQLKTSTVYVTHDQIEAMSMADRIVVMNNGEVQQVGTPEQLYAFPTNLFVASFIGSPAMNIITLPCSGGVVQVSERTLPLPPHAAHLQEVFFGIRPEHLTDTPEAEQHTHHVSGTVTQRELMGADYLLHISTPIGELRYSRKNRGDIPMVGDTVNLGFSPFDVHLFHAETQQNIYQEITHA from the coding sequence ATGGCCATGTTACGACTGCACAACGTCAGCAAACAATTTGACGATAAACCGGCACTGAGCTCCCTTTCACTGGAGATCGCCGATGGCGAATTTCTGGTGCTGGTCGGGCCGTCCGGCTGTGGTAAAAGTACCCTGCTACGCTTACTGGCCGGGCTGGAAACGGTGAGCGACGGCGAAATTTGGCTGGATGGCGATAACATTACCGCCCAGTCACCGCGTGAGCGGAACTTCGCGATGATCTTTCAGAACTACGCGTTATTTCCCCACCTGACGGTGAAAGAAAACATCACCTTCGGTATGCAGATTCGCCATGAGCCGAAAGCAAGCTGGCAGCCCCGGCTGGAAAAAGTGGCACACTTGCTGCAACTGGACACACTGTTGGATCGCAAACCGGGCAAGCTGTCTGGTGGTCAGCGCCAGCGGGTGGCGATGGCACGCGCCATCGTACGTGACCCAAAACTGTTCTTGATGGATGAACCACTGTCCAACCTGGATGCCCGACTGCGCACCGAAGTACGCGACGGTATTATGGCGCTGCATCAGCAACTCAAGACCAGCACCGTTTACGTCACCCACGACCAGATAGAAGCCATGTCGATGGCGGATCGCATCGTGGTCATGAACAACGGTGAGGTCCAGCAGGTCGGCACCCCGGAACAACTGTACGCTTTCCCGACCAACCTGTTTGTCGCCAGTTTCATCGGCTCACCGGCCATGAACATTATCACCCTGCCTTGCAGCGGCGGCGTGGTACAGGTCAGTGAAAGAACACTCCCTCTGCCACCCCACGCGGCACATCTTCAGGAGGTTTTTTTCGGTATTCGCCCGGAACACCTCACCGATACGCCAGAGGCAGAACAACATACGCATCACGTGTCCGGCACCGTGACGCAACGAGAATTGATGGGCGCAGACTATCTGCTGCACATCAGCACGCCAATCGGCGAACTACGCTACAGCCGCAAAAATCGCGGCGATATCCCGATGGTCGGCGACACCGTCAACCTCGGCTTTTCACCTTTTGATGTTCATCTTTTTCATGCTGAAACACAGCAGAATATATACCAGGAGATCACCCATGCATAA
- a CDS encoding phosphodiesterase, with the protein MLLAQISDTHFRSSGQKLYGFIDINAGNADVVSQLNALTERPDAVVVSGDIVNCGLASEYQVARQILGSLNYPLYIIPGNHDDKTHFLEYLQPLCPQLGNDPQNMRYAIDDFATRLLFIDSSRAGTSKGWLTEETLSWLEAQLACDNKPTAVFMHHPPLALGSAQMDRIACENGHRLLELVERFPSLVRIFCGHNHCLIMTQYRQAIIATVPGTVHQVPYYHEDTRPYYDMSPPACLMHRQINQQWVSYLHPLSHYAGPWLYDEKISCPVDAR; encoded by the coding sequence ATGCTGTTAGCACAAATTTCTGATACTCATTTTCGCAGCTCAGGGCAAAAACTGTACGGTTTTATCGATATCAATGCCGGTAACGCCGATGTGGTGTCACAACTGAACGCGCTCACCGAACGCCCAGATGCGGTTGTGGTCAGCGGCGATATCGTCAACTGCGGCCTTGCGTCGGAATACCAGGTCGCCCGCCAGATTTTAGGTAGCCTCAACTACCCCTTGTACATTATTCCCGGCAACCACGACGACAAAACGCATTTTCTGGAGTATTTGCAGCCACTGTGCCCCCAGTTGGGTAACGATCCACAAAATATGCGTTACGCGATTGATGATTTCGCCACGCGGTTGCTGTTTATCGACTCCAGCCGTGCAGGGACATCCAAAGGCTGGCTGACGGAAGAGACTCTGTCCTGGCTGGAAGCACAACTGGCATGTGATAACAAACCTACCGCCGTCTTTATGCATCACCCGCCGCTGGCTCTCGGCTCCGCCCAAATGGACCGTATCGCCTGCGAAAACGGGCACCGCCTGCTGGAACTGGTGGAGCGTTTTCCGTCGCTGGTGCGCATTTTCTGCGGTCACAATCATTGCCTGATCATGACGCAGTACCGTCAGGCCATCATTGCCACCGTGCCGGGTACGGTTCATCAGGTGCCCTACTACCACGAAGATACTCGCCCTTATTACGACATGTCCCCGCCAGCCTGCCTGATGCACCGTCAGATTAATCAGCAGTGGGTCAGCTACCTGCACCCACTGTCGCATTATGCCGGTCCATGGTTGTACGACGAAAAAATCAGTTGCCCGGTGGATGCACGTTAA
- a CDS encoding carbohydrate ABC transporter permease, with the protein MSVDISPAVVCSTRAPLPTWLRWRQSRRATLSLLMICAALLWVSPFIWMLSSAFSATTFGTGMASLLPRWPLTLDNFRDAWQSADWISLYANTIFFTFGTFFVQLLTITTAGYVFACHEFRGKQTLFLLFLVQLMIMPVVMMVPNMMTLKAFGLLNTLTGVMMPYFTSAFGVFLIRQAFLSIPKEIEEAALMEGCRWWQVLFRVLLPMSWPSILAFATVSITYHWNEYLWPLMMLNDPDKQVLTVGLVSFAMGAESGGQWGMISAGTLMVCLPLMLAFIAFQKQFLRSFGFSGIK; encoded by the coding sequence ATGAGCGTTGATATTTCCCCCGCTGTCGTCTGCTCGACACGAGCCCCGTTACCGACCTGGCTGCGCTGGCGCCAGTCAAGACGCGCCACCCTGAGTCTACTGATGATCTGTGCCGCGCTGCTTTGGGTCAGCCCGTTTATCTGGATGCTGTCATCCGCTTTTAGCGCCACTACCTTTGGCACCGGTATGGCCTCACTGTTACCGCGCTGGCCATTAACGCTGGATAACTTCCGCGATGCCTGGCAAAGCGCTGACTGGATAAGCCTCTATGCCAACACGATTTTCTTTACCTTCGGCACCTTTTTCGTCCAGTTACTGACCATCACCACGGCGGGTTACGTGTTCGCCTGCCACGAGTTTCGCGGCAAACAGACACTGTTTCTGCTGTTTCTGGTGCAGTTGATGATCATGCCGGTCGTGATGATGGTACCGAACATGATGACGCTGAAGGCATTCGGTCTGCTCAATACGTTAACCGGCGTGATGATGCCCTATTTCACTTCAGCATTCGGCGTGTTTCTGATACGCCAGGCGTTCCTGTCCATTCCCAAAGAGATTGAAGAGGCTGCGCTGATGGAGGGATGTCGTTGGTGGCAGGTGCTGTTTCGCGTACTGCTGCCGATGTCCTGGCCCTCCATTCTGGCGTTTGCCACCGTCAGCATTACCTATCACTGGAACGAGTATCTGTGGCCACTGATGATGCTCAACGACCCGGACAAGCAGGTGCTGACCGTCGGGTTAGTGTCATTTGCGATGGGTGCGGAGTCTGGCGGTCAGTGGGGAATGATCAGCGCCGGTACGCTGATGGTATGCCTGCCGTTAATGCTGGCGTTTATTGCTTTCCAAAAACAGTTCCTGAGAAGTTTTGGTTTCTCAGGAATAAAATAA